A genomic stretch from Bosea sp. F3-2 includes:
- a CDS encoding phosphodiesterase translates to MIIAQLSDFHARPHGRPAYGFIDTNAAIGRAVDAVLAMQPRPDCVLVTGDLTDCGLAEEYAIVREQLARLPMPVYVVPGNHDRRENFVAELSEQHDYLPKAGFLNYAIDAFPVRLIGLDTLVPGESGGALSAESEAWLAQTLAEGSGRPTLIFMHHPPFRVAVDGMDGILCRVSPGFAGLIARHPEIERIVCGHYHRPIQRRFAGTIGYVAPGTAHQVALDLRPGTENQMIMEPPAFAVHAWDPEAGLVSHLQPIGDYGAPRPFTLDPAYPGQPQAALADA, encoded by the coding sequence ATGATCATCGCCCAGCTCAGCGACTTCCACGCCCGGCCGCATGGCCGGCCCGCCTACGGCTTCATCGACACCAACGCCGCGATCGGGCGTGCCGTCGATGCCGTGCTCGCGATGCAGCCGCGGCCGGACTGCGTGCTGGTGACCGGCGATCTCACCGATTGCGGCCTGGCCGAGGAATACGCGATCGTGCGCGAGCAGCTCGCCCGATTGCCGATGCCGGTCTATGTCGTGCCTGGCAATCACGATCGTCGGGAGAATTTCGTCGCCGAGCTTTCCGAGCAGCATGATTATCTGCCGAAGGCAGGCTTCCTGAACTATGCGATCGATGCGTTTCCGGTCCGGCTGATCGGGCTCGACACCCTCGTGCCGGGTGAGAGCGGCGGCGCCCTCAGCGCGGAAAGCGAGGCCTGGTTGGCGCAGACGCTGGCCGAGGGCTCGGGACGGCCGACGCTGATCTTCATGCACCACCCGCCCTTCCGCGTCGCGGTCGATGGCATGGACGGCATCCTCTGCCGCGTCTCGCCCGGCTTCGCCGGCCTGATCGCCCGACACCCCGAGATCGAGCGCATCGTCTGCGGCCATTATCACCGCCCGATCCAGCGGCGCTTTGCCGGGACGATCGGGTACGTTGCGCCCGGAACCGCGCATCAGGTCGCGCTCGACCTGCGGCCTGGAACCGAGAATCAGATGATCATGGAGCCGCCGGCCTTCGCCGTGCATGCTTGGGATCCGGAAGCCGGGCTGGTCAGCCATCTGCAGCCGATCGGCGATTACGGAGCGCCGCGCCCCTTCACGCTCGATCCAGCCTATCCGGGCCAGCCGCAGGCCGCGCTTGCCGATGCCTGA
- a CDS encoding ABC transporter substrate-binding protein has product MKPLGKALAAAALTLFASTAARAEQVTLDVLYAFPAFAKFHEPIAAEFMKKHPDIKINFRAPAASYDEGHQAMLRQSVTNQLPDVYYSGFHLLTELVETLDKRKQVVDLGPLLKAEPEAWRKANYSDALLSLGQVAGKQAGLAFNASTPLMYFNADLVKQAGGDPEKMPDNWADIVALAKKIRSGDTAGLAYNIHDWPDDWLWRGIILQGGHSMLAADGKKVAFGGAVGETALTTLRSLVTDAGMPLIDWDQSRQQFIAGKIGIFFDTPARLRQVTDLVGERFPLKTALFPVDDKAKGKLPTGGNAAIITARDPAKQKAAWEFIKFVTGPEAQKIVVETAGYMPTNLRAGEDAFLGPFYKANANFRTINGQVSRAAPWEGYPGGNSVRIWRQQREVIAGVMRGEIQPKAGIERIVSETEALMK; this is encoded by the coding sequence ATGAAACCTCTCGGCAAAGCGCTGGCCGCAGCAGCGCTCACCCTCTTCGCCTCGACGGCGGCCAGGGCCGAGCAAGTCACGCTCGACGTGCTCTACGCCTTCCCGGCCTTCGCCAAGTTCCACGAGCCGATCGCCGCGGAATTCATGAAGAAGCACCCGGATATCAAGATCAATTTCCGGGCGCCGGCGGCGAGCTATGACGAGGGGCATCAGGCGATGCTGCGTCAGTCCGTCACAAACCAGCTGCCGGACGTCTACTATTCCGGCTTCCACCTGCTGACCGAGCTGGTCGAGACGCTCGACAAGCGCAAGCAGGTCGTCGATCTCGGCCCGCTGCTCAAGGCCGAGCCGGAGGCCTGGCGCAAGGCCAACTATTCCGATGCCCTGCTCTCGCTCGGCCAGGTCGCTGGCAAGCAGGCGGGCCTCGCCTTCAACGCCTCGACGCCGCTGATGTATTTCAACGCCGATCTGGTGAAGCAGGCCGGCGGCGATCCCGAGAAGATGCCCGACAACTGGGCCGACATCGTCGCGCTCGCCAAGAAGATCCGCAGCGGCGACACCGCTGGCCTCGCCTACAACATCCATGACTGGCCGGATGATTGGCTCTGGCGCGGCATCATCCTGCAGGGCGGCCACTCCATGCTGGCCGCGGACGGCAAGAAGGTCGCCTTCGGCGGCGCGGTCGGCGAGACGGCTCTGACGACGCTGCGCAGCCTCGTCACCGATGCCGGCATGCCGCTGATCGACTGGGATCAGTCGCGCCAGCAGTTCATCGCCGGCAAGATCGGCATCTTCTTCGACACCCCTGCCCGGCTGCGCCAGGTCACCGACCTCGTCGGCGAGCGCTTCCCCCTGAAGACCGCGCTCTTCCCCGTCGACGACAAGGCCAAGGGCAAGCTGCCGACCGGTGGCAACGCGGCGATCATCACCGCCAGGGATCCGGCCAAGCAGAAGGCGGCCTGGGAGTTCATCAAGTTCGTGACCGGACCGGAAGCCCAGAAGATCGTCGTCGAGACCGCCGGCTACATGCCGACCAATCTGCGCGCCGGCGAGGACGCCTTCCTCGGCCCGTTCTACAAGGCGAACGCCAATTTCCGCACGATCAACGGCCAGGTCTCCCGCGCCGCGCCGTGGGAAGGCTATCCGGGCGGCAACTCGGTGCGCATCTGGCGTCAGCAGCGCGAGGTCATCGCCGGCGTGATGCGCGGCGAGATCCAGCCCAAGGCCGGTATCGAGCGCATCGTCTCCGAGACCGAAGCCCTGATGAAGTGA
- a CDS encoding carbohydrate ABC transporter permease: MTDLALSAAPATPVHSVLRRFLSLVLIHGVLIAGAIFMLAPFIWMLVTSIKPPAEIFSAEISLWPKQFYGLQNYGFAMEKAPLLRFALNGIILCAGILVVQLLVAIPCAYALAKLSFPGRNTLFVLVLLGLCIPVQVPAMPLYIALAQLGLLNTYFSMMVPFFLSVFAIFLFRQFFRSFPDDIINAARLDGMSEFEIVWRIVTPSAWPAIAAFSVFSAVAHWNDLYWPLIVISDAKLAPPPLGMMFFADAETGSNYGALTAAATILTAPLVIAFLVARRRFIDGITMTGVK, encoded by the coding sequence ATGACCGACCTCGCGCTCTCCGCCGCGCCGGCCACACCCGTCCATTCGGTGCTGCGCCGCTTCCTCTCGCTTGTGCTGATCCATGGCGTGCTGATCGCCGGCGCGATCTTCATGCTGGCGCCCTTTATCTGGATGCTGGTGACCTCGATCAAGCCGCCGGCCGAGATCTTCAGCGCCGAGATCTCGCTCTGGCCCAAGCAGTTCTACGGCCTGCAGAATTACGGCTTCGCCATGGAGAAGGCGCCGCTGCTGCGCTTTGCGCTCAACGGCATCATCCTCTGTGCCGGCATCCTCGTCGTCCAACTGCTCGTCGCCATCCCCTGCGCCTATGCGCTGGCGAAGCTGAGCTTCCCCGGGCGCAACACGCTCTTCGTGCTGGTGCTGCTCGGCCTGTGCATCCCGGTGCAGGTTCCGGCGATGCCGCTTTACATCGCGCTCGCCCAGCTCGGCCTGCTCAACACCTATTTCTCGATGATGGTGCCGTTCTTCCTCTCGGTCTTCGCCATCTTCCTGTTCCGTCAGTTCTTCCGCAGCTTCCCCGACGACATCATCAACGCCGCCCGCCTCGACGGCATGAGCGAGTTCGAGATCGTCTGGCGCATCGTCACGCCCAGCGCCTGGCCGGCGATCGCCGCCTTCTCGGTCTTCTCGGCAGTGGCGCACTGGAACGACCTCTACTGGCCGCTGATCGTGATCTCCGATGCCAAGCTCGCGCCGCCGCCGCTTGGGATGATGTTCTTCGCCGATGCCGAGACCGGATCGAACTACGGCGCGCTCACCGCGGCGGCGACGATCCTGACCGCACCGCTCGTCATCGCCTTCCTCGTCGCGAGACGCAGGTTCATCGACGGCATCACCATGACGGGGGTGAAGTAG
- a CDS encoding sugar ABC transporter permease produces the protein MTLAVASSADFPPAERRRLRIERLTGLGFALPAFILLLLTILAPLAVLLLLSVTNYEFGAVDMDWIGFANFQKALADPVIRRSLVNTLIYVAIVVPGGVLGALLIAVLVHRRRRTRSLYEVIYFLPVTSTLIAMATVWQFLLHPSLGPVNGLLKWLGLGPIAFLSEPSTALATLAVIGIWQLIGFNMILFLAGLTAIPRDLYEAADIDGCSSGIDRFLTITWPLLGPTTMFVLVTTMITAFKIFDTVAVMTRGGPVGSTEVLLYNIYLEGFQYFHTGYAAALTFIFLAFILVFSAVQTFTLDKKVHY, from the coding sequence ATGACGCTCGCCGTCGCATCGTCCGCTGACTTTCCCCCGGCCGAGCGCCGCAGGCTCCGGATCGAGCGCCTGACCGGCCTCGGCTTCGCCTTGCCGGCCTTCATCCTGCTGCTGCTGACGATCCTCGCGCCGCTCGCGGTGCTGCTGCTGCTCAGCGTCACCAACTACGAGTTCGGCGCCGTCGATATGGACTGGATCGGCTTCGCCAATTTCCAGAAAGCGTTGGCCGATCCCGTGATCCGGCGCTCGCTGGTCAACACGCTGATCTATGTCGCCATCGTCGTGCCGGGCGGCGTGCTCGGCGCGCTGCTGATCGCCGTGCTGGTGCATCGGCGCCGGCGCACCCGCTCGCTTTACGAGGTCATCTACTTCCTGCCGGTGACCTCGACACTGATCGCCATGGCAACGGTCTGGCAGTTCCTGCTCCATCCGTCGCTCGGGCCGGTCAACGGCCTGCTGAAATGGCTGGGCCTGGGGCCAATCGCCTTCCTCAGCGAGCCTTCGACGGCCCTGGCGACGCTGGCCGTGATCGGCATCTGGCAGCTCATCGGCTTCAACATGATCCTGTTCCTCGCCGGGCTGACCGCGATCCCGCGCGATCTCTATGAGGCCGCCGATATCGACGGCTGCTCGAGCGGGATCGACCGCTTCCTGACCATCACCTGGCCGCTGCTCGGCCCCACGACCATGTTCGTCCTCGTCACGACGATGATCACCGCCTTCAAGATCTTCGACACGGTGGCGGTGATGACGCGCGGCGGTCCGGTCGGCTCCACCGAGGTGCTGCTCTACAACATCTATCTCGAAGGCTTTCAGTACTTCCACACCGGCTACGCCGCGGCGCTGACCTTCATCTTCCTCGCCTTCATCCTCGTCTTCTCGGCCGTGCAGACCTTCACCCTCGACAAGAAGGTGCATTACTGA
- a CDS encoding ABC transporter ATP-binding protein, with product MAKVTLTSIAKSFGPTKVLGGVDLDIADGEFLTLVGPSGCGKSTLIRIIAGLEHQDGGSVAIGGNRVDHLRPHERRVAVVFQSYALYPHMSVGANIALPLTMSRLQLWQRLPLLRLLSAQRRSVMRGIESDVAAVASQLQLAHLLDRKPAQLSGGQRQRVALGRAMVRNPDVFLMDEPLSNLDAKLRVHMRTELAELHKRLGATFIYVTHDQVEAMTMSDRVAMMDSGSVLQLGTPSQLYEKPASLKVAQFIGSPAINLLPAVVIAGGRLELFGRPLALTVPLAQGQAVALGIRSEALSLVHGESGGSDRASFSARLRRKENLGSEYILHFDHAGHDAVSVTMRATPAVAASVNEASEVTLGFDEAAAHVFAADDDRIEPCGQGVATAASVVPLRA from the coding sequence ATGGCCAAGGTCACGCTGACCTCCATCGCCAAATCCTTCGGTCCGACGAAGGTCCTGGGGGGTGTCGATCTCGACATCGCCGATGGCGAATTCCTGACGCTGGTCGGCCCATCCGGCTGCGGAAAATCCACCCTGATCCGGATCATCGCCGGATTGGAGCATCAGGACGGCGGCAGCGTCGCCATCGGCGGCAATCGTGTCGACCATCTGCGCCCGCATGAGCGACGCGTCGCGGTGGTGTTCCAGTCCTATGCGCTCTATCCACATATGAGTGTCGGGGCCAACATCGCCCTGCCGCTGACCATGTCGCGGTTGCAGCTCTGGCAGCGCCTGCCGCTGCTGCGGCTTCTCTCGGCCCAGCGCCGGTCGGTGATGCGCGGCATCGAATCCGATGTCGCGGCGGTGGCATCCCAGCTCCAACTCGCCCATCTGCTCGATCGAAAGCCGGCTCAGCTCTCGGGCGGGCAGCGCCAGCGCGTGGCTCTGGGGCGCGCCATGGTGCGCAACCCCGACGTCTTCCTGATGGACGAGCCGCTTTCCAATCTCGACGCCAAGCTGCGTGTCCATATGCGCACGGAGCTGGCCGAGCTGCACAAGCGCCTCGGCGCGACCTTCATCTATGTCACCCACGACCAGGTCGAAGCGATGACGATGTCGGACCGGGTCGCGATGATGGATTCGGGCTCCGTCCTGCAGCTCGGCACGCCCTCGCAGCTCTACGAGAAACCAGCTTCACTGAAGGTTGCACAGTTCATCGGCAGCCCGGCCATCAACCTGCTGCCGGCAGTAGTGATTGCTGGCGGTCGCCTCGAACTCTTCGGCCGGCCACTGGCGCTCACTGTCCCGCTCGCACAGGGACAGGCAGTGGCGCTCGGCATCCGGTCCGAAGCGCTCTCGCTCGTCCATGGCGAGTCCGGCGGCAGCGACCGCGCCTCGTTCTCCGCCCGCCTGCGGCGCAAGGAGAATCTCGGCTCTGAGTACATCCTGCATTTCGACCACGCCGGGCACGACGCCGTGAGCGTGACGATGCGCGCGACACCTGCCGTCGCGGCAAGCGTGAACGAAGCCTCCGAAGTCACGCTCGGCTTCGACGAGGCCGCAGCCCATGTCTTCGCTGCCGATGACGACCGCATCGAGCCGTGCGGGCAGGGCGTCGCGACGGCGGCCTCCGTCGTGCCGCTGAGGGCCTGA
- a CDS encoding metallophosphoesterase translates to MRRVIQISDTHLSPTKQHFACNWGPLTTWLAAKAPDLIIHTGDVTVDGADIDEDMRHCRTLLDTLGVPVLSIPGNHDVGEAYHPHQPVNDTRLARWRSHIGEDFWIRDIEDWRLIGLNSMLFGSDEAEEQRQLAWLDRQIAEAQGRRIGWFLHRPLFIETPDEGDKGYWSVPPKPRAHLLDLVRRNEVAFVASGHLHRAHDFAIEGTRYIWGPSSGFVVGPELQPGMAGTTTLGAVSYAFDGRDFSAEIIEIDALKTLWIDDVIHEVYPPRAA, encoded by the coding sequence ATGCGGCGGGTCATACAGATTTCCGATACCCATCTCAGCCCGACCAAGCAGCATTTCGCCTGCAATTGGGGGCCGCTGACGACCTGGCTGGCCGCCAAAGCGCCCGATCTGATCATCCATACCGGCGACGTCACCGTCGACGGGGCGGATATCGACGAGGACATGCGTCATTGCCGCACGTTGCTCGACACGCTCGGCGTGCCTGTGCTCAGCATCCCCGGCAATCATGACGTCGGCGAGGCCTATCATCCGCATCAGCCGGTCAACGACACACGCCTCGCGCGCTGGCGCAGCCATATCGGCGAAGACTTCTGGATTCGCGACATCGAGGACTGGCGGCTGATCGGCCTCAATTCGATGCTGTTCGGCAGCGACGAGGCCGAAGAGCAAAGGCAGCTTGCCTGGCTCGACCGGCAGATCGCCGAGGCGCAGGGGCGCCGCATCGGCTGGTTCCTGCATCGGCCGCTTTTCATCGAGACCCCGGACGAAGGCGACAAGGGATATTGGAGCGTTCCTCCCAAACCTCGCGCACATCTCCTCGATCTCGTGCGCCGCAACGAGGTCGCCTTTGTCGCCAGCGGCCATCTCCACCGGGCCCATGACTTCGCGATCGAAGGCACGCGTTACATCTGGGGACCGTCTTCCGGCTTCGTCGTCGGCCCCGAGCTGCAGCCCGGCATGGCCGGGACGACCACGCTCGGCGCTGTCTCCTACGCTTTCGATGGCCGGGATTTCTCCGCCGAGATCATCGAGATCGACGCGCTGAAGACGCTCTGGATCGATGACGTGATCCACGAGGTCTACCCGCCGCGCGCCGCCTGA
- a CDS encoding MFS transporter → MSDRTASAAALSAPTTVDSKARKALWGAAIGYAMDGFDLLILGFMLRAISADLQLSQAQAASLVTATLVGAVLGGIGFGMLSDRIGRVRVLTWTIVLFAVFTGMCALAQGYWDLLLYRTIAGLGLGGEFGIGMALVAEAWPASKRARASSYVGLGWQVGVLAAAIATPILLPAIGWRGMFAIGILPALAAYFIRHSLHEPEVFVARSKDRPKESALRLLVKDWDTAKLSLGMVILCSVQNFGYYGVMIWLPNYLATRFGFALTQSAVWTAVTIAGMAVGIYAFGHIADRIGRRPAFFGYMLGAAVMVIVYSRLTDPMQLLVAGAVMGFFVNGMLGGYGALISELFPTAARATAQNVLFNIGRGVGGFGPVVVGTIAAAYGFQTAIALLATLYVLDIFAMWLLIPERRGAELL, encoded by the coding sequence ATGAGCGATCGGACAGCATCTGCCGCCGCACTGTCAGCGCCGACAACGGTCGACAGCAAGGCCCGCAAGGCGCTGTGGGGCGCCGCCATCGGCTATGCGATGGATGGCTTCGACCTGCTGATCCTCGGCTTCATGCTGCGCGCCATCTCGGCCGACCTGCAGCTCAGCCAGGCCCAGGCCGCCTCGCTGGTCACGGCGACGCTCGTCGGCGCCGTGCTCGGTGGCATCGGCTTCGGCATGCTGTCGGACCGCATCGGCCGCGTTCGCGTCCTGACCTGGACGATCGTCCTCTTCGCCGTCTTCACCGGGATGTGCGCACTGGCCCAGGGCTATTGGGACCTGCTGCTCTACCGCACCATCGCCGGCCTCGGCCTCGGCGGCGAATTCGGCATCGGCATGGCGCTCGTCGCCGAGGCCTGGCCGGCCTCGAAGCGCGCGCGTGCCTCGTCCTATGTCGGCCTCGGCTGGCAGGTCGGCGTGCTCGCCGCGGCAATCGCCACCCCGATCCTGCTGCCAGCGATCGGCTGGCGCGGCATGTTCGCCATCGGCATCCTGCCGGCGCTCGCCGCCTATTTCATCCGCCATTCGCTGCACGAGCCGGAGGTCTTCGTCGCCCGCTCCAAGGATCGGCCGAAGGAATCGGCGCTGCGCCTGCTGGTCAAGGACTGGGACACCGCCAAGCTCAGCCTCGGCATGGTCATTCTCTGCTCAGTCCAGAACTTCGGCTATTACGGCGTGATGATCTGGCTGCCGAACTACCTCGCGACGCGGTTCGGCTTCGCCCTGACGCAGTCGGCGGTCTGGACGGCGGTGACCATCGCCGGCATGGCGGTCGGCATCTACGCCTTCGGCCATATCGCCGACCGGATCGGCCGCCGCCCGGCCTTCTTCGGCTACATGCTCGGGGCTGCCGTGATGGTCATCGTCTATTCCCGGCTGACCGACCCGATGCAGCTCCTGGTCGCCGGCGCGGTGATGGGCTTCTTCGTCAACGGCATGCTCGGCGGCTATGGTGCACTGATCAGCGAGCTCTTCCCGACGGCGGCCCGCGCCACCGCTCAGAACGTCCTGTTCAACATCGGCCGCGGCGTCGGCGGCTTCGGCCCGGTCGTGGTCGGGACGATCGCGGCAGCCTATGGCTTCCAGACCGCCATCGCGCTGCTCGCAACCCTCTATGTCCTCGACATCTTCGCCATGTGGCTGCTGATCCCCGAGCGGCGCGGCGCCGAGCTGCTATAA
- a CDS encoding orotate phosphoribosyltransferase, protein MPNLFTPTDRAVIAREAAKMLLEIKAVHFYSDKPFFFTSGWASPVYIDCRKIISYPRLRSTLIDFAATTIVRDIGYESLDTIAGGETAGIPFAAWISDRLALPMQYVRKKPKGFGRNAQIEGSVVEGARTLLVEDLATDGRSKVNFCQALRNAGVDVQHCFVLFYYDIFPKSRELMEEIGVNLHYLTTWWDVLAVAKESGHFEPKVLAEVESFLNDPASWSSKHGGISSFGEEKQA, encoded by the coding sequence ATGCCCAATCTGTTCACCCCTACCGACCGGGCCGTGATCGCGCGCGAAGCGGCCAAGATGCTGCTCGAGATCAAGGCAGTTCACTTCTACAGCGACAAGCCCTTCTTCTTCACCTCCGGCTGGGCGAGCCCGGTCTATATCGACTGCCGCAAGATCATCTCCTATCCGCGCCTGCGCTCGACGCTGATCGATTTCGCCGCCACCACGATCGTGCGCGACATCGGCTACGAGTCGCTCGACACCATCGCCGGCGGCGAGACGGCCGGCATCCCCTTCGCCGCCTGGATATCGGACCGCCTCGCGCTGCCGATGCAGTATGTGCGCAAGAAGCCGAAGGGCTTCGGCCGTAACGCCCAGATCGAGGGCTCGGTGGTCGAGGGCGCGCGCACGCTGCTGGTCGAGGATCTCGCGACCGACGGCCGCAGCAAGGTCAATTTCTGCCAGGCCCTGCGCAATGCCGGCGTCGACGTCCAGCACTGCTTCGTGCTGTTCTACTACGACATCTTCCCGAAGAGCCGCGAGCTCATGGAAGAGATCGGCGTCAACCTGCACTACCTGACCACTTGGTGGGACGTGCTCGCCGTCGCCAAGGAGAGCGGCCATTTCGAGCCGAAGGTGCTGGCCGAGGTCGAAAGCTTCCTGAACGATCCGGCGAGCTGGTCGTCCAAGCACGGTGGCATCTCCTCTTTCGGCGAGGAAAAGCAGGCCTGA
- a CDS encoding MarR family transcriptional regulator, with product MFSAERVCSAMNKKQEISAPTSSNQTQILPWDLPRFRNWVAVARAHSLWEKVFTEALAPLDIQLAHYDVLANIFHAPGLSQQALAEKLLVGRSAMSMLLPVLERRGLIERRNDETDKRLRRLWLTPTGEALTRQAMAIHVAEIEAMMTVLSDEECNAAGEAMRRVAKALEARTAGR from the coding sequence TTGTTCAGTGCTGAACGAGTATGTTCAGCCATGAACAAAAAGCAAGAAATTTCCGCGCCGACCTCTTCCAATCAGACGCAGATCCTGCCCTGGGATCTGCCGCGCTTCCGCAACTGGGTCGCCGTCGCTCGCGCGCACAGCCTGTGGGAGAAGGTCTTCACCGAGGCGCTGGCGCCCCTCGACATCCAGCTCGCGCATTACGACGTGCTCGCCAACATCTTCCATGCGCCGGGCCTTTCGCAGCAGGCGCTGGCCGAGAAGCTGCTGGTCGGACGCAGCGCGATGAGCATGCTGCTGCCGGTGCTGGAGCGCCGTGGCCTGATCGAGCGGCGCAACGACGAAACCGACAAGCGCCTGCGCCGGCTCTGGCTCACGCCCACAGGCGAAGCGCTGACCCGCCAGGCGATGGCGATCCACGTCGCCGAGATCGAGGCGATGATGACGGTGCTCAGCGATGAGGAATGCAACGCCGCCGGCGAGGCGATGCGCCGCGTCGCCAAGGCGCTCGAAGCGCGAACGGCCGGGCGCTGA
- a CDS encoding alpha/beta fold hydrolase codes for MQAYVFEPEMVVPTRTALLVHGWTGEAASMSAFVEPLLAEGFRVVAFDLPGHGASTGRELNIPLGVASLAAVARVFGPLHAIVTHSFGGAIALAALAGSVRGQPPVSTERLVLIAAPSSITEITRQFGATIGLGRRGQAALERRIHVVAGNPVEIFEGALQLEAIGLPTLVIHDRQDRELGFHHAQALAEAGKFVTLEATEGLGHRRILKARPVAESAARFVAGEG; via the coding sequence GTGCAGGCCTATGTCTTCGAGCCCGAGATGGTCGTGCCGACGCGCACCGCGCTGCTGGTCCATGGCTGGACGGGAGAGGCGGCCTCGATGAGCGCTTTCGTCGAACCGCTGCTGGCGGAGGGCTTTCGGGTCGTCGCCTTCGACCTGCCGGGCCATGGCGCCTCGACCGGGCGCGAGCTCAACATCCCGCTTGGCGTCGCAAGCCTTGCGGCCGTGGCGCGAGTGTTCGGGCCGCTGCATGCGATCGTCACCCATTCCTTCGGCGGTGCGATTGCGCTCGCGGCGCTGGCGGGCTCGGTCAGGGGGCAGCCGCCGGTCAGCACCGAGCGCCTCGTGCTGATCGCCGCTCCGTCCTCGATCACCGAGATCACCCGCCAGTTCGGCGCCACCATCGGCCTCGGCCGGCGTGGCCAGGCCGCGCTGGAGCGGCGCATCCACGTCGTGGCCGGCAATCCGGTCGAGATCTTCGAAGGGGCGCTGCAGCTCGAGGCAATCGGGCTGCCGACCCTGGTGATCCACGACAGGCAGGACCGCGAACTCGGCTTCCATCATGCGCAGGCGCTGGCGGAAGCCGGGAAGTTCGTCACGCTTGAGGCGACGGAAGGGCTCGGACACCGTCGCATCCTGAAGGCGCGGCCGGTGGCCGAAAGCGCGGCGCGCTTCGTCGCGGGGGAAGGCTAG
- the hemH gene encoding ferrochelatase → MTADIAAAPGREAASLPPDHPKVQYGRIGVLLMNLGTPEGTGYWPMRAYLKEFLSDRRVIEEPRWKWWPILNLIILSTRPGRKGKDYASIWNNQRNEGPLKTITRSQTEQLAERLKPLAGDRVVFDWAMRYGLPDVKSRLKALLDQGCDRILLVPLYPQYAAPTSATACDQAFRALMQMRWQPTVRVSPPYHDDPVYIGALARSMRASLAKLDFEPEVILCSFHGMPKEYLLKGDPYYCQCAKTWRLLRAELGLSEERFPLTFQSRFGPDEWLKPYTDETVKALAQAGKKSMAIVAPGFSADCLETLEELDGENREIFLHNGGEKFAYLPCLNDSSEGVDVIAEVVQRELMGWL, encoded by the coding sequence ATGACTGCTGACATCGCCGCGGCGCCCGGCCGCGAGGCCGCTTCCCTGCCGCCCGACCATCCCAAGGTGCAATACGGCCGCATCGGCGTGCTGTTGATGAATCTCGGCACGCCCGAGGGCACCGGCTACTGGCCGATGCGCGCCTATCTCAAGGAATTCCTGTCCGATCGGCGCGTCATCGAAGAGCCGCGCTGGAAATGGTGGCCGATCCTCAATCTGATCATCCTGTCGACGCGTCCCGGCCGAAAAGGCAAGGATTACGCGTCAATCTGGAATAACCAGCGCAACGAGGGTCCGCTCAAGACCATCACCCGTTCGCAGACCGAGCAGCTCGCCGAGCGCCTGAAGCCGCTCGCCGGCGACCGCGTCGTCTTCGACTGGGCGATGCGCTACGGCTTGCCCGATGTGAAGAGTCGGCTGAAGGCCCTGCTCGACCAGGGCTGCGACCGCATCCTCCTGGTGCCGCTCTATCCGCAATATGCCGCGCCGACCTCGGCCACCGCTTGCGACCAGGCCTTCCGCGCGCTGATGCAGATGCGCTGGCAGCCGACGGTACGCGTCTCGCCACCCTATCACGACGATCCCGTCTATATCGGTGCGCTCGCGCGCTCGATGCGCGCTTCGCTGGCCAAGCTCGATTTTGAGCCCGAGGTCATCCTCTGCTCCTTCCACGGCATGCCGAAGGAATATCTGCTGAAGGGCGACCCCTATTACTGCCAGTGCGCCAAGACCTGGCGCCTGCTGCGCGCCGAGCTCGGCCTCTCCGAGGAGCGTTTCCCGCTGACCTTCCAGTCACGGTTCGGGCCGGACGAATGGCTCAAGCCTTATACCGACGAGACGGTGAAGGCGCTGGCCCAGGCCGGGAAGAAATCGATGGCGATCGTCGCGCCGGGCTTCTCGGCTGACTGCCTGGAGACGCTGGAAGAGCTCGACGGCGAGAACCGCGAGATCTTCCTGCACAATGGCGGCGAGAAATTCGCCTACCTGCCCTGCCTCAACGACTCCAGCGAGGGCGTCGACGTCATCGCCGAGGTCGTGCAGCGCGAGCTGATGGGCTGGCTCTGA